In Streptomyces chartreusis, the following proteins share a genomic window:
- a CDS encoding aldehyde dehydrogenase family protein, producing MSDQLQVLNPATEEVVATVPAATAADVDAAVVRATKAQAVWSALAPGERARLLRRFAVAVDEHLEELAQLEVKEAGHTVGNARWEAGNVRDLLDYAAGGVERLTGQQIPVPGGLNVTILEPLGVVGVIAPWNFPMPIAAWGTAPALAAGNAVLLKPAETTPLTALRLAELALEAGLPEGLFQVLPGHGPVAGNALVEHPGVAKIVFTGSTGVGKQVLAKGSALLKRVTLELGGKSPNIVFADADLEAAAAAAPMSFLDNSGQDCCARTRILVQRSAYDRFLELLAPAIEAVTVGDPADETTDMGPLISRSQLERVRSYVDAGAEGIRGKAPEGPGFWFPPTVLTGVDARARVAVEEVFGPVAVVLPFEDEADAVALANATDYGLSGSIWTRDVGRALRVSQAVRAGNLSVNSHSSVRYWTPFGGFKQSGIGRELGPDALTAFTETKNVFISTEGPAQ from the coding sequence TTGTCCGACCAGCTCCAGGTACTCAATCCGGCCACCGAAGAGGTCGTCGCCACCGTCCCGGCCGCCACCGCGGCCGACGTGGACGCGGCGGTCGTACGCGCCACGAAGGCGCAGGCCGTGTGGTCCGCCCTCGCGCCCGGCGAACGCGCCCGACTGCTGCGCCGGTTCGCCGTCGCCGTCGACGAACACCTCGAAGAACTCGCGCAGTTGGAGGTCAAGGAGGCCGGGCACACCGTCGGCAACGCCCGCTGGGAGGCGGGCAACGTCCGCGATCTGCTCGACTACGCGGCCGGGGGAGTGGAACGGCTGACGGGACAGCAGATCCCGGTCCCCGGCGGCCTGAACGTCACCATCCTCGAACCGCTCGGCGTCGTCGGCGTCATCGCCCCCTGGAACTTCCCGATGCCGATCGCGGCCTGGGGCACCGCCCCCGCGCTCGCGGCCGGCAACGCGGTCCTCCTCAAGCCCGCCGAGACCACCCCGCTGACGGCGCTCCGGCTCGCGGAACTGGCGCTGGAGGCGGGCCTTCCCGAGGGCCTGTTCCAGGTGCTCCCCGGCCACGGTCCCGTCGCAGGCAACGCCCTCGTCGAGCACCCCGGCGTCGCGAAGATCGTCTTCACCGGTTCGACGGGCGTGGGCAAGCAGGTCCTCGCCAAGGGCTCCGCGCTGCTCAAGCGCGTCACCCTCGAACTCGGCGGCAAGAGCCCCAACATCGTCTTCGCCGACGCCGACCTCGAAGCCGCCGCGGCCGCCGCCCCCATGTCCTTCCTGGACAACTCCGGCCAGGACTGCTGCGCCCGCACCCGCATCCTGGTCCAGCGCTCCGCCTACGACCGGTTCCTGGAGCTGCTGGCCCCCGCGATCGAGGCCGTGACGGTCGGCGACCCGGCCGACGAGACGACCGACATGGGCCCGCTGATCTCCAGGTCCCAGCTGGAGCGTGTGCGTTCGTACGTCGACGCGGGTGCCGAGGGCATCCGCGGCAAGGCCCCCGAGGGCCCCGGCTTCTGGTTCCCGCCCACGGTCCTCACCGGCGTCGACGCACGCGCGCGCGTGGCCGTCGAGGAGGTCTTCGGGCCCGTCGCCGTCGTCCTCCCCTTCGAGGACGAGGCGGACGCGGTGGCCCTCGCCAACGCCACCGACTACGGCCTCTCCGGCTCCATCTGGACCCGGGACGTCGGCCGCGCCCTGCGCGTCTCCCAGGCCGTACGGGCCGGCAACCTGTCCGTCAACTCCCACTCCAGCGTCCGCTACTGGACCCCGTTCGGCGGGTTCAAGCAGTCCGGCATCGGACGCGAGCTGGGTCCGGACGCCCTGACCGCCTTCACCGAAACCAAGAACGTCTTCATCAGCACGGAGGGTCCCGCACAGTGA
- a CDS encoding 3-oxoacyl-ACP reductase: MTADNICRRLVGRTAVITGAGSGIGLATARRLASEGAHVVCGDVDEQRGKAAAEEVGGTFVKVDVTDPEQVEALFKTAFDTYGSVDIAFNNAGISPPDDDSILETGLDAWKRVQEVNLTSVYLCCKAAIPYMRQQGRGSIINTASFVARMGAATSQISYTASKGGVLAMSRELGVQFARDGIRVNALCPGPVNTPLLQELFAKDPERAARRLVHIPVGRFAEAEEIAAAVAFLASDDSSFVNATDFLVDGGISGAYVTPL; encoded by the coding sequence GTGACCGCAGACAACATTTGCCGGCGTCTCGTCGGCCGTACCGCCGTCATCACCGGCGCCGGCAGCGGCATCGGTCTCGCCACCGCCCGCCGGCTCGCCTCCGAGGGTGCCCACGTCGTCTGCGGTGATGTCGACGAACAGCGCGGCAAGGCGGCCGCCGAGGAGGTCGGCGGGACCTTCGTGAAGGTCGACGTCACCGACCCCGAGCAGGTCGAGGCGCTGTTCAAGACGGCGTTCGACACCTACGGCAGCGTCGACATCGCCTTCAACAACGCGGGCATCTCGCCGCCCGACGACGACTCCATCCTGGAGACCGGCCTGGACGCCTGGAAGCGCGTCCAGGAGGTCAACCTCACCTCCGTCTACCTGTGCTGCAAGGCCGCCATCCCCTACATGCGGCAGCAGGGCAGGGGCTCCATCATCAACACGGCGTCGTTCGTGGCGAGGATGGGCGCCGCCACGTCCCAGATCTCGTACACGGCCTCCAAGGGCGGCGTCCTCGCCATGTCCCGCGAACTGGGCGTGCAGTTCGCCCGCGACGGCATCCGGGTCAACGCCCTGTGCCCGGGACCGGTCAACACCCCGCTGCTCCAGGAGCTGTTCGCCAAGGACCCCGAGCGCGCCGCCCGCCGGCTCGTGCACATCCCGGTCGGCCGCTTCGCCGAGGCCGAGGAGATCGCCGCCGCGGTCGCGTTCCTGGCCAGCGACGACTCGTCCTTCGTGAACGCCACCGACTTCCTGGTCGACGGCGGAATCTCGGGGGCGTACGTCACGCCGCTGTAG
- a CDS encoding DUF2510 domain-containing protein codes for MSVTPPPGWYRDPSAPHLERWWDGTAWTEHRRAPEAPAAPTPPVSGPPAYGSPPTVPLTPGRPSDRGASGKGPKVVALIAAGAVLLTAIVTGVIVLGEDDGGGRVETAPTLATSPPVERDPAPDTPSPSESASEPPADGPAVVTDQLNGITLPLLDGWVRPRNVTEADILMTTDGTYDCPADFGFCRHGKVTSRTASADDGSSPEAIAKADIEEAADAAYDRDLIGRRPFGGIESHKVMGSGPVSVAGRAGWFVRWRVTTAEGPGGYVQSLAFPTGVGTGSPVVVRYVFDAGDDGPPLADMDRLTKGIRSTTD; via the coding sequence ATGAGCGTGACACCCCCGCCCGGCTGGTACCGCGACCCCTCCGCCCCGCACTTGGAGCGCTGGTGGGACGGCACGGCCTGGACCGAGCACCGGCGTGCCCCCGAGGCACCGGCGGCCCCGACGCCGCCGGTGTCCGGCCCGCCGGCGTACGGGTCGCCGCCGACGGTGCCGCTGACGCCGGGGCGGCCCTCGGACCGGGGTGCCTCCGGGAAGGGGCCCAAGGTCGTCGCCCTGATCGCCGCCGGGGCCGTCCTGCTCACGGCGATCGTCACGGGCGTGATCGTCCTCGGCGAGGACGACGGGGGCGGGAGGGTGGAGACCGCGCCGACGCTCGCGACCTCGCCGCCCGTGGAACGCGATCCGGCCCCGGACACCCCGAGCCCTTCCGAGTCCGCCTCCGAGCCCCCCGCCGACGGCCCGGCGGTGGTCACGGACCAGCTCAACGGCATCACCCTGCCGCTGCTCGACGGCTGGGTCAGACCGCGCAACGTCACCGAGGCCGACATCCTCATGACCACGGACGGCACCTACGACTGCCCCGCCGACTTCGGCTTCTGCCGGCACGGCAAGGTCACCTCGCGCACGGCGAGCGCGGACGACGGGAGTTCCCCCGAGGCGATCGCCAAGGCCGACATCGAGGAAGCGGCCGACGCCGCCTACGACCGCGACCTCATCGGCCGGCGCCCCTTCGGCGGCATCGAGTCCCACAAGGTCATGGGGTCCGGCCCGGTCTCGGTGGCGGGCCGCGCCGGCTGGTTCGTGCGCTGGCGGGTCACCACCGCCGAGGGCCCGGGCGGCTACGTCCAGTCCCTCGCCTTCCCCACCGGCGTCGGCACCGGGTCACCGGTCGTCGTCCGCTACGTCTTCGACGCGGGCGACGACGGGCCGCCGCTGGCCGACATGGACCGCCTCACCAAGGGCATCCGGTCCACCACGGACTGA
- a CDS encoding amino acid deaminase/aldolase codes for MTARAADRARYDRATAHLDAPLAIVDLDAFDANAEDMRRRAGGKPIRVASKSVRCRALLERVLAKDGFAGLMSFTLAESLWLARSGFDDVLLAYPSADHAGFAELAGDPKLAAAVTVMIDDPAQLRLIDAARNGGREVVRVCLELDTSLKLLGGRVRVGARRSPLHSPAQVADMARAVARQPGFRLVGIMAYEGHIAGVGDSVAGRPLRSHAVRLMQATARRELALRRAEVVRAVRAVAPDLEFVNGGGTGSVQFTAAEDAVTEIGAGSGLYVPRLFDNYTSFSGRPAALFAQPVVRRPGVGVVTVLGGGYPASGVAGPDRLPVPYLPEGLRYDPQEGPGEVQTPLLGSPADDLLLGDKVWFRHAKAGELCERFDALHLIEGDKVTATVPTYRGEGHTFL; via the coding sequence ATGACTGCGCGCGCCGCCGACCGGGCCCGTTACGACCGGGCCACCGCCCATCTCGACGCCCCCCTCGCGATCGTGGACCTGGACGCCTTCGACGCCAATGCGGAGGACATGCGCCGCCGGGCCGGCGGCAAGCCGATCCGGGTCGCCAGCAAGTCCGTGCGCTGCCGGGCGCTGCTGGAACGCGTCCTCGCGAAGGACGGCTTCGCGGGCCTGATGTCGTTCACCCTCGCCGAGTCGCTGTGGCTGGCACGCTCCGGGTTCGACGACGTCCTGCTCGCCTATCCGTCGGCCGACCACGCCGGGTTCGCGGAGCTGGCCGGCGACCCGAAGCTCGCCGCCGCCGTCACGGTGATGATCGACGACCCGGCGCAGCTGCGGCTGATCGACGCCGCCCGCAACGGCGGCCGGGAAGTGGTGCGGGTCTGCCTGGAGTTGGACACGTCCCTGAAGCTGCTGGGCGGACGGGTCCGCGTCGGCGCCCGGCGCTCGCCCCTGCACTCCCCCGCCCAGGTCGCCGACATGGCCCGGGCCGTCGCCCGGCAGCCGGGGTTCCGGCTCGTCGGGATCATGGCGTACGAGGGACACATCGCCGGGGTCGGTGACTCGGTGGCGGGCCGCCCGCTGCGGTCGCATGCCGTACGGCTGATGCAGGCCACCGCCCGCCGGGAGCTCGCCCTGCGCCGGGCCGAGGTGGTGCGGGCCGTGCGTGCGGTGGCGCCGGACCTGGAGTTCGTCAACGGCGGTGGCACCGGCAGTGTGCAGTTCACGGCCGCCGAGGACGCCGTGACCGAGATCGGTGCCGGGTCGGGGCTGTATGTCCCGCGGCTGTTCGACAACTACACGTCCTTCAGCGGCCGTCCCGCCGCGCTGTTCGCCCAGCCGGTCGTGCGCCGGCCGGGGGTCGGGGTGGTGACCGTCCTCGGCGGCGGATATCCCGCCTCGGGTGTGGCGGGTCCCGACCGGCTGCCGGTGCCGTATCTGCCGGAGGGACTGCGCTACGACCCGCAGGAGGGCCCCGGCGAGGTGCAGACGCCGCTGCTCGGCTCCCCCGCCGACGATCTGCTGCTCGGCGACAAGGTGTGGTTCCGGCACGCGAAGGCCGGCGAGCTGTGCGAGCGGTTCGACGCGCTGCACCTGATCGAGGGGGACAAGGTGACGGCGACCGTGCCGACGTACCGGGGCGAGGGCCACACGTTCCTGTAG